Sequence from the Nocardia cyriacigeorgica GUH-2 genome:
CCAGGATTTCCTGGTCCTGGAACGCGGCAACGATGTCGGCGGCACCTGGCGCGACAACACCTACCCGGGCGCCGCGTGCGATGTGCCCTCGCACCTGTACTCGTACTCCTTCGCGCTCAATCCGAACTGGTCGCGCTCGTTCTCCCGGCAGGGCGAGATCCAGTCCTACATCCAGGGCGTGGCCAAGAAGTACAACGTGCTCGACAAGCACATCTTCGACTGCGATGTCACCGGCGCACGCTGGAACAACGACACCGCGCGCTGGGAGATCACCTCCTCGCAGGGCAACTTCACCGCCGACACCGTGGTCTCCGCGGTGGGCGCGCTGTGTGAGCCGAACCTGCCCGACATCAAGGGCATCAACAGCTTCGAGGGCGAGATCTTCCACTCCGCCCGCTGGAACCACGACGCCGACCTCACCGGCAAGCGCGTCGCCATCATCGGCACCGGCGCCTCGGCGATCCAGATCGTGCCCGCCATCGCGCCGAAGGTCGGCCACCTCGACGTCTACCAGCGCACCGCGCCGTGGCTGCTGCCCCGGCTGGACCGGCCGTATCTGAAGGCCGAGCAGCTGGCGTTCAAGTACATCCCCGGCGTGCAGCGGCTCTCGCGGGCCGCGATCTACGCCGCGCGCGAAACCCAGGTCGTCGGCCTGGCCAAGTTCCCGGCGCTGATGCAGGGCTTCGAGCTGCTGGCCAAGGCCAAGCTGCGCTACGAGATCCGCGACCCCGAGCTGCGGGCCAAGGTCACCCCGGACTTCCGGATCGGCTGCAAGCGCATGCTGATCTCCAACGACTACTACCCGGCGCTGGACCGCGACAACGTCGACGTGGTCACCGACGGCATCGCCGAGATCCGGCCGAACTCGATCGTCACCAAGGACGGCACCGAACGCGAGATCGACGCGCTGATCGTGGCGACTGGCTTCCACGTCACCGATTCGCCGACCTACGAGACCATTTTCGGCCGCGACGGCCGCAGCTTGACCGAGGTGTTCGACGAGATCGGCCAGCAGGGCTACAAGGGTTCCTCGATCGCGAATTTCCCGAATATGTTCTTCCTGCTCGGCCCGAACGTCGGGCTCGGCCACACCTCGATGGTGTACATGATCGAATCGCAGATCAACTACATCGCCGACGCACTGGCCACCTTCGACAAGCAGGATCTGCGTACCGTGGAGGTGCGCCGCGAGGTGCAGGACCGCTACAACGCCGAGTTGCAGAAGAAGCTGGCCAAGAGCGTCTGGATGACCGGCGGCTGCTCCAGCTGGTACCTGGACAAGCACGGCAACAACACCACGCTGTGGCCCGACTTCACCTTCGAATTCCGTAGGCTCACCAAGCAATTCGACGTCGAGGCCTACGACACGACTACCGATGACAACTCCACTCGCCCCGACCTGAAAGTGGTGGCAGCCCAGTGAGCAAGGACGCTTACTTCCGTAACAAGGTATGTGTGATCACCGGTGCCGGTTCCGGTATCGGACGTGCGCTGGCCATCGATCTGGCCCGCCGCGGCGCCAAGCTGGCGCTGTCGGATATCGATGCCGACGGTCTCGCCGAGACCGTCCGGTTGTGCGAACAACTGGGCGCGCAGGTGAAGTCGGACCGGCTCAATGTGGCCGAGCGCGAAGCGGTGCTGCTCTACGCCGACGCGGTCAAAGAGCACTTCGGCGTCGTGCACCAGGTGTACAACAACGCCGGCATCGCCCACCACGGCGATGTGGTCAAGACCGAGTTCAAGGACTTCGACCGGGTCATGGACGTCGACTTCTGGGGCGTCGTCAACGGCACCAAGGCGTTCCTGCCGTACCTGATCGAGTCCGGCGAGGGCCACGTGGTGAACGTGTCCAGCCTCTTCGGCCTCATCTCGGTCCCCGGCCAGAGCGCCTACAACTCGGCCAAGTTCGCCGTGCGCGGCTTCACCGAGGCGCTGCGCCAGGAGATGATCGTGGCCAAGACGCCGGTCGAGGTGACCTGCGTGCATCCGGGCGGCATCAAGACCGCGGTGGCCCGCAACGCCACCTACGCCGAGGGCATCGACGGCAAGAACGCCAGTTCCATGTTCGACAAGTACCTGGCCATCCACTCCCCGGAAATGGCCGCCAAGACGATCACCGAGGGAGTGCGCCGCAAGCACGGCCGGGTGCTGATCGGCTGGGAGGCCAAGTTCCTCGACCTGTACGTGCGGGTCCTGGCCTCGGGCTACCAGCGCATCTCGGCCACCGTCGAGCGCCGCTTCCTGCCCTGAGCCGGGGACGACGATGCGTGATATCGCCATTCCGCTCCCGGTGGCGCGCACGATCCTGAGCCCGGTCTATCGGGCCACGCTCAACGATCGGCTGCCCTGGAAGCTGCAACGACTCCTGCTCGACGCCGGCTCGCGCTTGCAGCCGGCGCCGCCGGGCACCCGGATCGAGCGGATCCAGCTCGCCGGACGTCCCGCGGACCGCTTCACCACCGCAACCCCGGGCGAGGGTGCCGTGCTCTATTTGCACGGCGGCGGTTACGCGGTCGGCTCGCTGGCCACCCACCGTTCGCTGACGGCCCGGCTGGCGCACGAAACCGGTTGCGCGGTCTACTCGCTGGACTACCGGCTCGCGCCGGAGCATCCGTTCCCGGCCGGTCTCGACGACGCCGAGGCGGCGTTCCTCGAGCTGGTCGAATCGCACGGTTACGCACCCGGCCAGATCGCCATCTCCGGCGATTCGGCCGGCGGCGGCCTGGCCATGGCCACCGCCCAGCGGCTGATCGCGCGGCACGGCTACACCCCGGCCGCGCTCGGCCTGATCGCACCGTGGACCGATCCGAACGAGATCCCGGACCGCCACCGCGATCTGGTGATCAGCAAGCCGTGGTCGCGCGCGTGCGCCGCGGCCTATCTCGGCAACGGCGACAACGCCGATCCGGGCTACGCACCGCTGCTCGGGGAGCTGCGCGGGCTGCCGCCGACCTACGTCCAGGTCGACGTCAGCGAGCTGCTGCATCCGCAGTGCGTGCGGTTGGCCGCCTCGCTGCGCGACGCGGGCGTCACCGTCGCCTTCACCGAGAGCCGCGGGCTGTGGCATGTGGCGCAGCTGCAAGCCGCGCTGGTCGGCCCGGCCTCGGCGGTGCTGCGCGAGATGTCGGAGTTCTTGGCCGAAGCCATACGCCCGGCGCATATCCGCGACCTAGGATGATCGCGAACAGGTCCGTATCCGCTCGTCACTGAGCGGATACGGACCTATTTGCGGTGGTCGACGTCACGGCCGCGGCGCAGGTGCCGTAAATTACTGATGAGTTAACCCACGTGGAAGGGCCATGATGCGAGAGTTCGAAGCCCCGGCTTCCTACACCATCCCGGAAGACGCCAACAATTCCGACAATGTGTTCCGCCATGCCGAACAGTCGCCGAACGCGGTGCTGTTCCAGGTGCCCAACGGCAGCGGCGGCCTGCGGGATGTGACCGCGACGGAATTCGCGAAGACGGTGACCGGGGTGGCCAAGGGCATCATCGCCACCGGCATCGAACTCGGCGACCGCGTCGCCATCATGTCGGCCACCCGCTACGAGTGGGCCGTGCTCGACTTCGCCATCTGGGCGGCCGGCGCGTGCACCGTCGCCATCTACGACAGCTCGGCCGCCGAGCAGGCCAAGTGGATCCTGCAGGATTCGGCCACCAAGCTGCTGATCGTCGAGAACGACAAGCACCGCGCCACCGTCGACGAGATCGAGTCCGGTTCGCTGCCGGAGCTGAAGGAGATCGCCCAGATCGACAAGGGCGCCATCGACGAGCTGATCAGCCGCGGAGCCGACCTCGACGATCAGGTCGTGCACGAGCGCCGCGCCCAGGTCGGCGCTTCCTCGCCGGCCACCCTGATCTACACCTCGGGCACCACCGGCCGTCCCAAGGGCGTCATGCTCACCCACGCCAACCTGTGGGCGGAGTCGAAGTCCGACCGCATCGCGTTGGGCAAGTTCATCGTCGAGGGCAAGAAGACCCTGCTGTTCCTGCCGCTGGCGCACGTGTTCGCCCGCGCCGTCGCGCTGGCCGCCTTCGACGCCAAGGTGATCGTCGCGCACACCTCGGACTGGACCACCCTGGTCGACCAGTTCGCCGAGTTCAAGCCGCACTTCATCCTCTCGGTGCCGCGCGTGTTCGAGAAGGTGTTCAACAGCGCCAAGCAGAAGGCGCACGACGGCGGCAAGGGCAAGATCTTCGATCTGGCGGCCGAGACCGCCATCGCCTACAGCGAGGGCCTCGACAAGGGCGGCGCCGACCTGGTCACCAAGATCAAGCACTTCGTCTTCGACAAGCTGGTCTACAGCAAGCTGCGTGTCGCCCTTGGTGGCCAGTGTGAGGCCGCGGTCTCCGGTGGCGGCCCGCTGGGTGCGCGCCTGGGCCACTTCTTCCGTGGCGTCGGCGTCACCATCTTCGAGGGCTACGGCCTGACCGAGACCACCGCCGCCATCACCGTCAACACCCCCGAGCACATCCGGGTCGGCTCGGTCGGCCGCCCGATCGAGGGCCACGCCGCCAAGATCGCCGAGGACGGCGAGCTGCTGCTCAAGGGTTCGGTCGTGTTCGACGGCTACTGGGGCAATGCCGAGGCCACCGAGGAAGCCTTCGAGGACGGCTGGTTCAAGACCGGCGACCTGGGCGCCATCGACGCCGACGGCTTCGTCACCATCACCGGCCGCAAGAAGGAAATCATCGTCACCGCGGGCGGCAAGAACGTCTCCCCCGCGCTGCTGGAGGATTCGCTGCGGGCGCATCCGCTGATCAGCCAGGTGATGGTGGTCGGTGACGGCCAGCCGTTCGTCGGCGCGCTGATCACCCTCGATCCCGAGGCACTGCCGGGCTGGAAGGAGCGCAACGGCGTCTCCGCCGACACCCCGATCGAGAAGCTGGTGGAGAACCCGGCGCTGGTCGCCGAGATCGACGCGGCGGTCGCCGAGACCAACAAGAAGGTCTCCAAGGCCGAGCAGATCAAGAAGACCCGCATCCTGACCGTCGACTGGACCCAGGAGACCGGCGAGCTGACCCCGAAGATGTCGCTCAAGCGGGCCGTGGTGATGAAGCAGTACGCCTCCGAGGTGGAGAAGATCTACAGCTGATCTTCCCCTGACGACACAGGCGCCGGCAGCATTCGCTGCCGGCGCCTGTGTCGTTGCGAATCCGATTCAGGTGGTGAGCGATTCGGCCTTGGCCCGCTCGGTGGGTGGCTTCGGCGGTGCGGCGACGCCGGGGCGCAGGAACAGCACCGAGGCCAGCACACCGATCAGCAGGATGGCCGCGGGCAGGTAGGTCGAATCCGCCAGGGCCGAGCTGAACGCGTCCTTGACCGGCTCCGGGATCGGGCCCGCGGTGCCTTCACCGGCGGGCGCCTCACCCAAGCCGTTGGCCGCCATGCGGGCGGCGATCAGGGCACTGATCGCCGCGCTACCGAGCACCGCACCCACCTGACGGGTGGTGTTGTAGATGCCCGCACCCGCGCCGGCCTTCTGGACGGGCAGGTTGTGCGTCGCGGTGGTCGCCAGCGGCGCCCAGATGAACGCGTTCGCGAAACCGGCCAGCCCGGCCGCGACCAGGAACCAGATGATGTCCGAATCCGGCGTCATCAGCTGGGCGAACCAGGCCACCGAGATCGCGAACAGGGTGAAACCGATCGTCGGCACCACCCGTGGATGCAACCGGCCGGCGAACTTGCCGACGAACGGCGCCATCACGCCGGTGATGATCGCCATCGGCGCGAATACCAGCGCCGATTCGGTCGGCGACATCTCCCGCACCGCTTGCAGATAGAAGTACGACGGCACCATCACCGCGGTGGTGGCCGCGCCCATGGCGGCGATCGCCAGGTTGGACAGGCCGAAGTTGCGGTCGCGGAACAGGCTCAGCGGCACCAGCGGCTCGCCGGTATTGCGCGCCTGGTTGACCAGGAACAGCGCGAGCACCACCAGGCCGGCGCCGATCAGCAACCAGATCCGCAGCGACCAGTCGTAGGTATTGCCCTCCTGGATGCCGAACACCAGCAGCGCCATACCGATGCCGCTGAGCACCACGCCGGGAATGTCGAACTTGTGCGCGTGCGTCTCCAGCGCCGGCACCAGCTTCCAGGCCAGCACGAACGCGACGATGCCGACCGGCACGTTGACGAAGAAGATCCACTCCCAGCCGAGGTTGTCGACCAGCACACCGCCGAGGATCGGGCCGACCAGCGTGGCCAGACCGGCCACACCGCCCCACAGGCCCATGGCCGCGCCGCGCTTGTCCGGCGGGAAGGTGCGGGTGATGACGGCCATGGTCTGCGGCGTCATCAACGCCGCGACCAGCCCCTGCACCGCACGAGCGGCGATCAGCATCTCGATGGTGCCCGACAGTCCGCACCGCAGCGAGGCCAGGGTGAACACGGCCAGGCCGATCAGGTAGATGTTCTTGGGCCCGAAACGGTCGCCGAGACGCCCGGTGACCAGTAGCGGCACCGCGTAGGTCAGTAGGTAGGCGCTGGTCACCCAGATGACCTGGGAGATGTCGGCGTGCAGACTGTCGAGGATGGCCGGGTTGGCGACCGCGACGATCGTGACATCCAGCAGGATCATGAAGAACCCGACGACCAGCGCCGACAGCGCTAACCACGGATTACGTTGAGTGGACATCGGTTTCGTTCCTAACTCGGATGTGGATGACGAGCGACGTCGTTGTCGGTTCGGTGGTTCACGAGGCCGCGGGTTCCTCGGCGATATCGCCGGCCTCGACGGGATGTGCCGGCGGGCAATCGCCGGGCTCGGCGCGTTCGCCGGTGACGGGATCGAATTCGTCCCAGATCAGCGCACCGCTGTCGAGTTCTTCCAGCAGCTGCTCGACCCAGTCGATCTCGGTGCGCACGGTGGCGCGCAGATACGGCAGCACGATCCAGTACCGGCGAGGCACCTGCTTGCGCTCGGCCTTGCCGATCATCGTCTCCAGTTCGGCCAGTTCCCCGGCCAAGTGGTCGACGCGCTCCCGGAGCAAGGCCAGCACCTCGGGTTTGGGCAGGTTGTGCGCCTCACCGAGGGCGACCGGGAACAGCGGATACTCCGGCAGCGGTGTGCGCAGCAGTTCCGCGATCCGGTTGCGCAGGGTTTCGCGCCCGTCGGGGGTGATCCGGTAGGTGGTGCGTTCGGGCCGATTACCGGCGCGGTCGATCCCTTCGGCGCGCACCAGTTCCAGCTCGGCCAGCCGGGTGACCACGTGGTACAGCGACCCCGGCCGCACCTTGACGAGCTTGTCCTCGCCCCGCAGCGTGAGCATTTGGTACATCTCGTACGGATGCATCGGCCGCTCTTCGAGCAGGGCCAGCACAGCGATAGCCAGCGGTGTGACCGCCGCACCTGTGCGCTGCCCCATGACG
This genomic interval carries:
- a CDS encoding flavin-containing monooxygenase translates to MSRKVTDKAVANQHARHLRTIIIGSGFAGLGLAIRLSQQGRQDFLVLERGNDVGGTWRDNTYPGAACDVPSHLYSYSFALNPNWSRSFSRQGEIQSYIQGVAKKYNVLDKHIFDCDVTGARWNNDTARWEITSSQGNFTADTVVSAVGALCEPNLPDIKGINSFEGEIFHSARWNHDADLTGKRVAIIGTGASAIQIVPAIAPKVGHLDVYQRTAPWLLPRLDRPYLKAEQLAFKYIPGVQRLSRAAIYAARETQVVGLAKFPALMQGFELLAKAKLRYEIRDPELRAKVTPDFRIGCKRMLISNDYYPALDRDNVDVVTDGIAEIRPNSIVTKDGTEREIDALIVATGFHVTDSPTYETIFGRDGRSLTEVFDEIGQQGYKGSSIANFPNMFFLLGPNVGLGHTSMVYMIESQINYIADALATFDKQDLRTVEVRREVQDRYNAELQKKLAKSVWMTGGCSSWYLDKHGNNTTLWPDFTFEFRRLTKQFDVEAYDTTTDDNSTRPDLKVVAAQ
- a CDS encoding SDR family NAD(P)-dependent oxidoreductase, with amino-acid sequence MSKDAYFRNKVCVITGAGSGIGRALAIDLARRGAKLALSDIDADGLAETVRLCEQLGAQVKSDRLNVAEREAVLLYADAVKEHFGVVHQVYNNAGIAHHGDVVKTEFKDFDRVMDVDFWGVVNGTKAFLPYLIESGEGHVVNVSSLFGLISVPGQSAYNSAKFAVRGFTEALRQEMIVAKTPVEVTCVHPGGIKTAVARNATYAEGIDGKNASSMFDKYLAIHSPEMAAKTITEGVRRKHGRVLIGWEAKFLDLYVRVLASGYQRISATVERRFLP
- a CDS encoding alpha/beta hydrolase; protein product: MRDIAIPLPVARTILSPVYRATLNDRLPWKLQRLLLDAGSRLQPAPPGTRIERIQLAGRPADRFTTATPGEGAVLYLHGGGYAVGSLATHRSLTARLAHETGCAVYSLDYRLAPEHPFPAGLDDAEAAFLELVESHGYAPGQIAISGDSAGGGLAMATAQRLIARHGYTPAALGLIAPWTDPNEIPDRHRDLVISKPWSRACAAAYLGNGDNADPGYAPLLGELRGLPPTYVQVDVSELLHPQCVRLAASLRDAGVTVAFTESRGLWHVAQLQAALVGPASAVLREMSEFLAEAIRPAHIRDLG
- a CDS encoding AMP-dependent synthetase/ligase, with protein sequence MREFEAPASYTIPEDANNSDNVFRHAEQSPNAVLFQVPNGSGGLRDVTATEFAKTVTGVAKGIIATGIELGDRVAIMSATRYEWAVLDFAIWAAGACTVAIYDSSAAEQAKWILQDSATKLLIVENDKHRATVDEIESGSLPELKEIAQIDKGAIDELISRGADLDDQVVHERRAQVGASSPATLIYTSGTTGRPKGVMLTHANLWAESKSDRIALGKFIVEGKKTLLFLPLAHVFARAVALAAFDAKVIVAHTSDWTTLVDQFAEFKPHFILSVPRVFEKVFNSAKQKAHDGGKGKIFDLAAETAIAYSEGLDKGGADLVTKIKHFVFDKLVYSKLRVALGGQCEAAVSGGGPLGARLGHFFRGVGVTIFEGYGLTETTAAITVNTPEHIRVGSVGRPIEGHAAKIAEDGELLLKGSVVFDGYWGNAEATEEAFEDGWFKTGDLGAIDADGFVTITGRKKEIIVTAGGKNVSPALLEDSLRAHPLISQVMVVGDGQPFVGALITLDPEALPGWKERNGVSADTPIEKLVENPALVAEIDAAVAETNKKVSKAEQIKKTRILTVDWTQETGELTPKMSLKRAVVMKQYASEVEKIYS
- a CDS encoding DHA2 family efflux MFS transporter permease subunit is translated as MSTQRNPWLALSALVVGFFMILLDVTIVAVANPAILDSLHADISQVIWVTSAYLLTYAVPLLVTGRLGDRFGPKNIYLIGLAVFTLASLRCGLSGTIEMLIAARAVQGLVAALMTPQTMAVITRTFPPDKRGAAMGLWGGVAGLATLVGPILGGVLVDNLGWEWIFFVNVPVGIVAFVLAWKLVPALETHAHKFDIPGVVLSGIGMALLVFGIQEGNTYDWSLRIWLLIGAGLVVLALFLVNQARNTGEPLVPLSLFRDRNFGLSNLAIAAMGAATTAVMVPSYFYLQAVREMSPTESALVFAPMAIITGVMAPFVGKFAGRLHPRVVPTIGFTLFAISVAWFAQLMTPDSDIIWFLVAAGLAGFANAFIWAPLATTATHNLPVQKAGAGAGIYNTTRQVGAVLGSAAISALIAARMAANGLGEAPAGEGTAGPIPEPVKDAFSSALADSTYLPAAILLIGVLASVLFLRPGVAAPPKPPTERAKAESLTT
- a CDS encoding PadR family transcriptional regulator; translated protein: MGQRTGAAVTPLAIAVLALLEERPMHPYEMYQMLTLRGEDKLVKVRPGSLYHVVTRLAELELVRAEGIDRAGNRPERTTYRITPDGRETLRNRIAELLRTPLPEYPLFPVALGEAHNLPKPEVLALLRERVDHLAGELAELETMIGKAERKQVPRRYWIVLPYLRATVRTEIDWVEQLLEELDSGALIWDEFDPVTGERAEPGDCPPAHPVEAGDIAEEPAAS